CTGCTTATAGTTATCTTTAATGGCTCCTTTGTCTGAAAGAAATACTTCCAGACCTTTCTTTTTAGCCAAATAAGCAGCTCCACATCCGCTTTCTCCTCCTCCTAAAACAACTATTTTCATATTATTTTGATTTAATGATTAAAAGATTTAATGATTAAAAAATTTTTCAATGTTTAAATCTTTCAATTTTTAAATTGATCTTATCTCATTTTTAAGGTGATCAGACAAACAATTGCCAATATTACTCCAATGATAATCATTCTGTTGACGATTTTACTCTCGTGAAATCCGTCTTTCTGATAGTGGTGGTGCAATGGTGACATTTTGAATAGTCTATTGTTTTGGGCATATTCCAACCCATATTTTTTCTTTCTGTATTTGAAAACGATTACCTGAAGCATCACAGACAGGTTTTCGATCAAAAATATTCCGCATAAAACGGGAATCAATAATTCTTTTCTTAAGATAATGGCTAAAACAGCAATCACACCTCCCAACATTAAACTTCCCGTATCTCCCATGAAAACCTGGGCAGGATAGGTGTTATACCAGAAAAAGCCAATTACGGCTCCTACCATTGCGACGGCGAAAATGGTGGTTTCTCCCATATTCGGAAGGAACATGATATTCAGATAGTCTGCAAAGATGATGTTCCCTGAAAGGTAGGCGAAGAGGGCAAGGGTAAGCAGTATAATAGCACTGGTCCCTGCGGCGAGGCCATCTATTCCGTCTGTGATATTAGCTCCATTGGAAACAGCTGTTACAATGAAGATAACAATAGGAATAAAGACAATCCATGCCCATTCGTGGGCATCTTTTTCATTCATCCAAAACAGGATTCCGCTATAATCAAACTCATTGTTCTTTGCAAAAGGTACTGTAGAAACTGTGATTTTCTCTGTAGGCATGAAATTTTGCTCTACGTTGTTTCGGTTCACCACTTTTGCATCCGCATATTTTCTTTTAACGGTGATGTCCGGGTGAAAATACATGGTAACTCCGACAATTAACCCTAGGCCAACCTGTCCGACAATTTTGAATTTACCACTAAGTCCGTCTTTATTTTTCTTTATTTTCTTTAGATAATCATCCAGGAATCCGATGGCTCCCATCCAAAACATTGAAACCAACAGCAAGACAATATATACGTTGGTAATTCTTGTAAACAATAATACGGGAATAATGGTTGCCAAAATGATGATAAGTCCTCCCATGGTAGGAGTCCCTTCTTTTTGCTTTTGGCCATCCAATCCAAGATCACGGACTAATTCACCCATTTGTTTTGTTCTCAGGTAATTAATCACTCTTTTTCCGTAGACAAGGGCAATAATTAAAGAGAACAATACAGCCATTCCGGCACGGAAGGAGATGTATTTCAACAATCCTAATCCCGGAACGTGAATTCCATGGTCTGTTAGATATTCGTATAGATAGTATAGCATGTTTCTGTTTTTTATTATTTAAAAATTTAATTTATTTAAAGATTTAAAGATTGGGTTTCTCAATATTTTCACTTAAATACTTAATAAAGTTTGATATGTTTGAAGAAATCTCTCTCGAAAGGGTAATGATTTCTTCTGCTTTATTTTCGTTACCTAATTTTAATCTTTTACTTACAATCAGCATGCTTCTTACTTCAGCACAGCTGCCTTTTGCAATTTTTAAATATCTAATAAATTGTCTGTTATTGTTATATTCCGAGCCTTCTGCAATATTGTTGCTAATTGAAAAACTCGCTCTTTTTATCTGGTTATTAAATTCAAATTCTTTTTCAAAACTTTGACTTTGAAGAAATGAATAAACTTTTGATATATACTGGGAAATTTTCAAAATTCTTTGTCATTATCAAATTATTAAATCTTTCAATGAATTCAATCTTTCAATTTACTTGGACATTAATTTCCAAAGTTCATTAATTACTTCTTTGTCATCAAAATGATGTTTCACACCATTT
This Chryseobacterium sp. G0162 DNA region includes the following protein-coding sequences:
- the mraY gene encoding phospho-N-acetylmuramoyl-pentapeptide-transferase, translating into MLYYLYEYLTDHGIHVPGLGLLKYISFRAGMAVLFSLIIALVYGKRVINYLRTKQMGELVRDLGLDGQKQKEGTPTMGGLIIILATIIPVLLFTRITNVYIVLLLVSMFWMGAIGFLDDYLKKIKKNKDGLSGKFKIVGQVGLGLIVGVTMYFHPDITVKRKYADAKVVNRNNVEQNFMPTEKITVSTVPFAKNNEFDYSGILFWMNEKDAHEWAWIVFIPIVIFIVTAVSNGANITDGIDGLAAGTSAIILLTLALFAYLSGNIIFADYLNIMFLPNMGETTIFAVAMVGAVIGFFWYNTYPAQVFMGDTGSLMLGGVIAVLAIILRKELLIPVLCGIFLIENLSVMLQVIVFKYRKKKYGLEYAQNNRLFKMSPLHHHYQKDGFHESKIVNRMIIIGVILAIVCLITLKMR
- a CDS encoding four helix bundle protein translates to MKISQYISKVYSFLQSQSFEKEFEFNNQIKRASFSISNNIAEGSEYNNNRQFIRYLKIAKGSCAEVRSMLIVSKRLKLGNENKAEEIITLSREISSNISNFIKYLSENIEKPNL